In Chloroflexota bacterium, a single window of DNA contains:
- a CDS encoding M24 family metallopeptidase: MAEKWSRAWSNVVFSTRERDRRWAKVRSLMRRDGVDVLAVLPCSNSHNRGAADALYLTQLGEAADETVVLFPLENEPTAWLSRGGVWPSSNWFTDIRAATRGTGGRVIIDRLREIGFERGTIGIPGLTGGVLAHCREGEGEVNWQSVEMIKRAFPNAAVVSATELLGEARFQKSAEEIDFLRKGTLLGEKILQTILDYAHVGVPERRVFAQMWATNAREGGSVTPMFGWTCGPFPNVYHRVEQPSFRSFQPGDFLSVEIDGRWGGYISQIDPCFYFGKAPRELEDVHRAIFDTFNNALSILRAGMTVADVFSRANQTALDGRLQTTLSMHGRGTGDDGPLALGLRDTHLLGVELKENSVMMLRASGSLDGVSYGRWADTVVIRRNAAERLGTRPQILYEVEG; this comes from the coding sequence ATGGCCGAGAAGTGGTCGCGCGCCTGGAGCAACGTGGTGTTCTCCACCCGCGAGCGGGATCGACGGTGGGCCAAGGTGCGGTCGCTGATGAGGCGTGACGGCGTCGACGTCCTCGCCGTGCTCCCATGCTCCAACAGCCACAATCGCGGCGCGGCGGACGCCCTCTATCTAACCCAGCTCGGCGAGGCCGCGGACGAGACGGTCGTCCTATTCCCGCTGGAGAACGAGCCGACGGCCTGGCTGTCGCGCGGTGGTGTTTGGCCGTCGTCGAACTGGTTTACCGACATTCGCGCCGCGACCCGGGGGACGGGCGGCCGAGTCATCATCGACCGGCTGCGCGAGATCGGCTTCGAGCGGGGGACCATCGGCATTCCAGGGCTCACCGGGGGCGTCCTGGCCCACTGTCGCGAGGGCGAGGGCGAGGTCAACTGGCAGTCCGTCGAAATGATCAAGCGGGCGTTCCCGAACGCGGCGGTCGTCTCGGCCACCGAGTTGCTTGGCGAGGCGCGCTTCCAGAAGAGCGCCGAGGAGATCGACTTCCTCCGCAAAGGCACGCTGCTCGGCGAAAAGATCCTCCAGACCATCCTGGACTATGCCCACGTCGGGGTGCCCGAGCGGCGCGTCTTTGCCCAGATGTGGGCGACCAATGCGCGGGAGGGCGGCAGCGTAACCCCGATGTTCGGCTGGACCTGCGGTCCGTTCCCGAACGTCTACCACCGCGTGGAACAGCCGTCCTTCCGATCATTCCAGCCTGGCGACTTCCTCTCTGTGGAGATCGACGGGCGGTGGGGCGGCTACATTTCGCAGATCGATCCGTGCTTTTACTTCGGCAAGGCGCCTCGGGAGCTCGAGGACGTCCATCGTGCCATCTTCGACACGTTCAACAATGCCCTGTCGATCCTCAGGGCCGGGATGACCGTGGCCGACGTCTTCAGCCGCGCCAATCAGACAGCCTTGGACGGGCGATTGCAGACGACCCTCAGCATGCACGGGCGGGGAACCGGCGACGACGGGCCATTGGCCCTCGGCCTTCGCGACACGCACCTCCTGGGCGTCGAGTTGAAAGAGAACAGCGTGATGATGCTGCGCGCGAGCGGATCCCTGGATGGCGTGAGCTACGGGCGTTGGGCGGATACCGTCGTGATCCGCAGGAACGCCGCGGAGCGCCTCGGGACCCGCCCTCAAATCCTCTACGAAGTCGAAGGGTGA
- a CDS encoding M24 family metallopeptidase — MIGEAWSPDWSNAVFSLAERDRRWRKARELMARDGIDAIVCLPWTSNHDRGQADPRYLTQLGENSDETTIVFPLDGEVTAWHSRGGVWPSSNWFTDIRAAARGTGGASAAGRLKELRLERGTIGIAGLTGGMLSHCRITEGEQNWQSVEIIKRELPNAKVVSATDLLGEARYQKSEAEIDFLRRGTAIADKVLGAIVEHARPGVAERAVWAEMLATYGEAGGSFEPMFGWISGPQGNVYHRIEQPTFRVFRPGDQLTVEIDGRWGGYIAQIDQTFALGRAAQDLRDGMKLAYESFNRVFAALKPGVTVGELLEIGTVEGMGGRGVARLTMHGRGTGDDGPLVTGRLTPELRAIEMKENCVMVIKPSATVDGKGYGGNWGETVAIRSWGAERLGAHPQYLYELA; from the coding sequence ATGATCGGCGAAGCGTGGTCTCCGGACTGGAGCAACGCCGTTTTTTCGCTCGCCGAGCGTGATCGCCGCTGGCGCAAGGCCCGCGAGCTGATGGCGCGAGACGGGATCGACGCCATCGTGTGCTTGCCGTGGACGAGCAACCACGATCGCGGCCAGGCCGACCCGCGCTACCTGACCCAGCTCGGCGAGAACTCGGATGAGACCACCATCGTCTTCCCCCTCGATGGCGAGGTGACCGCCTGGCATTCACGCGGCGGGGTCTGGCCCTCCTCGAACTGGTTCACCGACATCCGCGCCGCAGCCCGGGGTACTGGTGGGGCGAGCGCGGCGGGCAGGCTCAAGGAGCTCAGGCTCGAACGCGGGACGATCGGGATCGCGGGACTCACGGGCGGTATGCTCTCCCACTGCCGCATTACCGAGGGCGAGCAGAACTGGCAGTCCGTGGAGATCATCAAGCGGGAGCTGCCGAACGCCAAGGTCGTCTCGGCGACCGACCTCCTCGGCGAGGCACGCTACCAGAAGAGCGAAGCGGAGATCGACTTCCTGCGCCGGGGGACCGCCATCGCCGACAAGGTGCTCGGCGCCATCGTCGAGCACGCGAGGCCCGGGGTCGCTGAGCGGGCCGTATGGGCGGAGATGCTTGCCACCTACGGCGAGGCAGGAGGCTCGTTCGAGCCCATGTTCGGCTGGATCAGCGGGCCCCAAGGGAACGTATACCACCGGATCGAGCAGCCAACCTTCCGCGTATTTCGCCCCGGCGATCAGCTCACGGTGGAGATTGACGGGCGTTGGGGCGGCTACATCGCGCAGATCGACCAGACGTTCGCCCTGGGCAGAGCCGCCCAGGACCTTAGGGATGGGATGAAGCTCGCCTACGAGTCGTTCAACCGGGTCTTCGCCGCCCTCAAACCAGGCGTCACGGTAGGAGAGCTGCTGGAGATCGGCACGGTCGAGGGCATGGGGGGGCGCGGCGTCGCTCGCCTGACCATGCACGGCCGCGGGACGGGCGACGATGGACCGCTGGTAACGGGGCGGCTCACCCCAGAGCTGCGGGCGATCGAGATGAAAGAAAACTGCGTCATGGTGATCAAGCCGAGCGCGACCGTCGATGGCAAGGGCTACGGCGGGAACTGGGGTGAGACGGTCGCGATCCGATCCTGGGGCGCCGAGCGGCTCGGCGCCCACCCCCAGTACCTCTACGAGCTGGCATGA